From one Musa acuminata AAA Group cultivar baxijiao chromosome BXJ2-6, Cavendish_Baxijiao_AAA, whole genome shotgun sequence genomic stretch:
- the LOC103987229 gene encoding uncharacterized protein LOC103987229: protein MERLPSVSLRRDPAGPRPSADPEALRRWVVAFCIIRFDLEQGQLVEECFPPDSLPHHQLLLVAFSSFPDSMSHHHVNPNTAHRPSSSSSSIHDCIFSFRFPAAAADGGDFLYGYVFNRRRQDERLPRGGEQKSVVILSRSPYSSVFRPLLQILGPLCFDIGPSALGLVASHVAAWPAPAPGSPMDLPIGSAALRVHLPPALYDAAAPFPPANPSVPHGLFHDADIFGSFRGLLLHLWTLWELMLAGEPLLVIAPTPPQCSEAVAALVSLVAPLPFSVDFRPYFTIHDPGFARLNSLGEDEEFPPMVLGVTNLFFLKALRNIPHVVSVGSPGPNTGRALPVASRSASTGMPGRNSRPGKLNLEQLSLNKFSPSGLLNAMKLRREGPLCLMTEHKEAVWSTYTATTKPDTAILNRLIDSPRIEESMSVANNEILRRHFLELTTNFLAPFGPYLRATTPSKGTSPFVDPPPLPPFHADEFLSGLATRGPGKFLSKRMRSNWLELYRSFLEGQNFMPWFHRRRAAAEQEQHRLWRQARMSTDMNKLISKMSEVEIVDSFNAIERHLLAEIQQLGDASEDSAVVCQKLKGDLRVVFNVLPKDMQQLLLSNPKRSALLQGDPEPGKHPSVQSSPVAELKFSFLSL, encoded by the exons ATGGAGCGGTTGCCGTCGGTGTCGCTGAGGCGCGACCCCGCGGGGCCGCGGCCGAGCGCGGACCCGGAGGCGCTGCGGCGATGGGTGGTGGCCTTCTGTATCATCCGCTTCGACCTGGAGCAGGGGCAGCTGGTGGAGGAGTGCTTCCCCCCGGACTCCCTCCCGCACCACCAACTCCTCCTCGTCGCCTTCTCCTCCTTCCCCGACTCCATGTCCCACCACCACGTCAACCCCAACACCGCCCAccggccctcctcctcctcctcctccattcaCGACTGCATCTTCTCCTTCCGcttccccgccgccgccgccgacggcGGCGACTTTCTCTACGGATACGTCTTCAACCGCCGGCGGCAGGACGAGCGCCTCCCGCGCGGTGGCGAGCAGAAGTCGGTCGTCATCCTCTCCCGCTCCCCATACTCCTCCGTCTTCCGGCCGCTTCTCCAGATCCTCGGACCCCTCTGCTTCGACATCGGCCCCTCCGCCCTCGGCCTGGTCGCCTCCCACGTCGCCGCGTGGCCGGCCCCCGCCCCGGGCTCCCCCATGGACCTCCCGATCGGCAGCGCCGCCCTTCGCGTGCACCTTCCCCCGGCCCTCTATGACGCCGCCGCCCCCTTCCCTCCCGCCAACCCATCCGTCCCCCACGGCCTCTTTCACGACGCCGACATATTCGGAAGCTTCCgcggcctcctcctccacctctggACCCTGTGGGAGTTGATGCTCGCTGGCGAACCTCTCCTGGTGATCGCCCCAACTCCCCCGCAATGCTCTGAAGCAGTCGCCGCTCTCGTCAGCCTCGTTGCACCGCTCCCGTTTTCCGTCGACTTCCGGCCCTACTTTACCATCCACGACCCCGGCTTTGCCCGGCTCAATTCGCTAGGCGAAGACGAGGAGTTCCCCCCCATGGTTCTCGGAGTGACCAATCTCTTCTTCTTGAAGGCCCTGCGGAACATCCCTCACGTCGTCTCGGTGGGCAGTCCCGGGCCTAATACCGGCCGTGCTCTTCCCGTGGCCAGCCGTTCGGCCTCGACTGGGATGCCCGGAAGGAACTCTCGGCCTGGAAAGCTCAACCTAGAGCAGCTCTCGCTGAACAAGTTTTCCCCCTCGGGCTTGTTGAATGCGATGAAGCTAAGGAGGGAGGGCCCTCTTTGCCTCATGACGGAGCACAAGGAAGCTgtttggagcacttatacagcgaCGACGAAGCCAGACACCGCCATTTTGAACAGGCTAATCGATTCTCCAAGGATTGAGGAGTCCATGTCTGTTGCCAACAATGAGATATTGCGGCGGCACTTTCTGGAGCTAACAACCAATTTCCTTGCACCCTTCGGTCCCTATCTAAGGGCAACCACCCCTTCAAAGGGAACTTCCCCTTTTGTCGACCCGCCACCCTTGCCTCCGTTTCATGCTGATGAGTTTCTCAGTGGGCTGGCCACAAGAGGGCCAGGGAAGTTCTTGTCAAAGAGGATGAGGTCCAATTGGTTGGAATTGTACAG GTCCTTCTTGGAAGGACAAAATTTCATGCCCTGGTTCCATAGAAGGCGTGCTGCTGCAGAGCAAGAGCAACATAGGCTATGGAGGCAGGCTCGCATGAGCACTGACATGAATAAGCTTATATCTAAAATGTCTGAAGTGGAGATCGTTGATTCTTTTAATGCTATTGAAAGACATTTGCTTGCAGAGATACAG CAATTGGGAGATGCTAGCGAGGACTCTGCAGTAGTATGCCAGAAGCTGAAAGGAGACCTTCGAGTGGTGTTTAATGTTCTTCCCAAGGATATGCAACAGCTGCTGCTCTCCAATCCCAAAAGATCAGCTCTTCTTCAAGGTGACCCAGAACCAGGGAAGCATCCTTCTGTACAGAGTAGCCCAGTTGCTGAATTGAAGTTCTCCTTCCTATCTCTGTGA
- the LOC135614513 gene encoding basic blue protein-like, with translation MDSCQPSINPGGAHSSPTLTPTPIKSLPPSSELHKRDLHLHCTCSEESVLASERGVVMAQGRGSVVSLGLALLCLLIHSEVAEAATYVVGGNSGWTFNVAGWPRGKSFRAGDVLVFNYNPSVHNVVAVSAAGYNSCSAPRGSRVYTSGKDRITLARGTNYFICSFAGHCQSGMKIAVTAA, from the exons ATGGATAGTTGCCAGCCTTCGATCAACCCGGGCGGGGCCCATTCCTCCCCCACCCTCACTCCGACGCCTATAAAAAGCCTCCCCCCCTCCTCGGAGCTTCACAAACGAGATCTTCACCTCCACTGCACTTGCTCGGAAGAGTCGGTCTTGGCTTCTGAGCGGGGCGTTGTGATGGCTCAGGGAAGGGGCAGTGTCGTGTCTCTGGGGCTGGCCCTGCTGTGTCTCCTCATCCACAGTGAGGTGGCCGAGGCCGCCACCTACGTCGTCGGCGGCAACAGCGGATGGACCTTCAACGTCGCCGGCTGGCCCAGGGGGAAGAGCTTCAGGGCCGGCGATGTGCTCG TGTTCAACTACAACCCGTCGGTTCACAACGTGGTGGCGGTGAGCGCGGCCGGCTACAATAGCTGCTCGGCTCCCAGGGGCTCCAGGGTCTACACTTCCGGGAAGGACCGCATCACGCTGGCCCGAGGCACCAACTACTTCATCTGCAGCTTCGCCGGCCACTGCCAGTCCGGCATGAAGATCGCGGTCACCGCAGCGTAG
- the LOC135614514 gene encoding uncharacterized protein LOC135614514 isoform X3 — translation MSRTHASSLLAGGSTSSDIRAVVECGCPNVFRKAVNSAKRLRAFLQVDERDVCSTCNLRESCGKAYMTPYDDRGHTLDVVRILLSYAVNPKHLCGEEISCIKEHVQNEAFYSKRTISKGHW, via the exons ATGTCAAGAACGCATGCCTCAAGTTTGCTCGCGGGCGGTTCAACATCTTCAG ATATTCGGGCTGTTGTGGAGTGTGGATGCCCTAATGTGTTCCGCAAAGCTGTCAATTCAGCAAAAAGATTGAGAGCATTTCTCCAGGTTGATGAACGAGAC GTCTGTAGTACCTGCAACCTAAGAGAATCTTGCGGCAAAGCATACATGACACCATATGATGATCGAGGCCATACCTTGGATGTAGTTCGTATTTTATTGAGCTATGCAGTAAATCCAAAGCATCTTTGTGGAGAGGAAATTTCTTGTATCAAAGAACATGTTCAAAA TGAAGCCTTTTATTCCAAAAGAACCATCTCAAAAGGCCACTGGTAA
- the LOC135614514 gene encoding uncharacterized protein LOC135614514 isoform X1, with protein sequence MAARPRLLHLSSSFFFFTCKRGARSIFFPSLLLPSSPSRRRLLFSFPIAPSLAPGHPLPGPRFRSSPSAESITVDGAPVSFDDSSSASSHHWPEWERFLGKLRGKGYFEVSTSAAPSGDVEDEGSSVSAGHGGWSVEVNHVKNACLKFARGRFNIFSEAFYSKRTISKGHW encoded by the exons ATGGCCGCCCGACCGAGGCTTCTCCACCTgagctcctccttcttcttcttcacctgcAAGCGTGGCGCCCGCTCCATTTTCTTCCCTTCCCTGCTCCTCCCCTCTTCTCCttcccgccgccgcctcctcttctccttccctaTCGCACCATCCCTCGCCCCCGGACACCCTCTTCCAGGGCCCCGATTCCGTTCCTCCCCCTCCGCGGAGTCCATCACCGTCGACGGTGCCCCCGTAAGCTTCGACGATTCTTCTTCCGCTTCCTCCCACCACTGGCCCGAATGGGAGCGGTTCCTCGGCAAGTTGAGGGGAAAAGGTTACTTCGAGGTGTCCACTTCGGCGGCTCCCTCAGGAGATGTGGAGGATGAGGGCTCGAGTGTCTCGGCGGGGCACGGTGGCTGGTCCGTGGAGGTGAACCATGTCAAGAACGCATGCCTCAAGTTTGCTCGCGGGCGGTTCAACATCTTCAG TGAAGCCTTTTATTCCAAAAGAACCATCTCAAAAGGCCACTGGTAA
- the LOC135614514 gene encoding uncharacterized protein LOC135614514 isoform X2, with amino-acid sequence MAARPRLLHLSSSFFFFTCKRGARSIFFPSLLLPSSPSRRRLLFSFPIAPSLAPGHPLPGPRFRSSPSAESITVDGAPVSFDDSSSASSHHWPEWERFLGKLRGKGYFEVSTSAAPSGDVEDEGSSVSAGHGGWSVEVNHVKNACLKFARGRFNIFRYSGCCGVWMP; translated from the exons ATGGCCGCCCGACCGAGGCTTCTCCACCTgagctcctccttcttcttcttcacctgcAAGCGTGGCGCCCGCTCCATTTTCTTCCCTTCCCTGCTCCTCCCCTCTTCTCCttcccgccgccgcctcctcttctccttccctaTCGCACCATCCCTCGCCCCCGGACACCCTCTTCCAGGGCCCCGATTCCGTTCCTCCCCCTCCGCGGAGTCCATCACCGTCGACGGTGCCCCCGTAAGCTTCGACGATTCTTCTTCCGCTTCCTCCCACCACTGGCCCGAATGGGAGCGGTTCCTCGGCAAGTTGAGGGGAAAAGGTTACTTCGAGGTGTCCACTTCGGCGGCTCCCTCAGGAGATGTGGAGGATGAGGGCTCGAGTGTCTCGGCGGGGCACGGTGGCTGGTCCGTGGAGGTGAACCATGTCAAGAACGCATGCCTCAAGTTTGCTCGCGGGCGGTTCAACATCTTCAG ATATTCGGGCTGTTGTGGAGTGTGGATGCCCTAA
- the LOC103987227 gene encoding myosin-binding protein 2 isoform X2 — protein sequence MFLSPYKRKRKIRVSMAANKFATVLHRNGNKIAVVLAHAVLEWTLILLLLLNGLFAYLIARFADFFGLKPPCVFCSRVDHYFEHRADGRGRRQRGACRDLLCDEHAAEVAGMGYCARHQRLAEAGDMCEDCCPSSSRPVEAAVLSWMKRSEEGAKDLRCSCCDVVIESGFYSPYLFFKPYWDVSENDQKGNSVEEIAVGDREEGFEEDAIFGREKVKKWELVPPDPSDRCHEKEEDDDEEKVGRKEATCAADSERAAEEQEEEEALIQFSDACCLVDDPSFEVLTRRLGNICDDDEERLVPVQLIDSATMTKSPASFVLSKQRQQELGLVGGEKDGGVVDIGSIAEERKPVAFAAERTDAMALDIGSITEKNGLDSFTKMADIVEVNPLGNVGAVQEAKVLDVGCVMEEVKPLASDAGSDDIFGENCSVDVAADQHADDVDMRSMATEVSAGEAADTVTDNSSDIHEAQQCAMTVDERSISEEKALPSSKQKADTIEESSSEMDGAQQLTITGEEKALASSEERAHTIVENFSEMNGVQQCEITLDTGSVLEDEKIPLSRMEGDDIVKQNSIYLRASSDHQTIAPQATSVRSLEDVVQVESLRSAEDLPETKGSEICNQENSDHAHPLEPILLSERSKDQLSESYNEMTTIDQEILVTETEPMVVTAAQRPDHVAVFADNNEIEEERVPETPTYLDGIHGLIKSFFLGRRESGTESLDGSVAGEFEGCDTLTVDQLKAALKAEQKALSALYTELEEERSASAIAANQTMAMITRLQQEKAAMQMEALQYQRMMEEQSDYDQEALQLLNELMMKREKEKQDLEKELEVYRKKILRYKAKERRQTAKHKVNGIAGTFSTSSSAEDSDDLSFEVHEGNGFAYDPDENNQNTLVDDVLSSGANQGTATHTITLRESLDDFEEERLSILEQLKALESELLTLDDEDSHDSDAIEHITDESCHVSNGNYGPSCDDLHDDANGLSVDLEASRNLHGEQRSSGCNGKRLLPLFDAISEENEAAVDASTKTNSNLAEKQKKLAIVEELDNIHERLHALEGDREFIKHCIGSLKKGDKGIHLLQEILEHLRDLRSVELRARNSCNALVSLMA from the exons ATGTTTCTCTCTCCATATAAACGAAAGAGGAAGATCCGTGTATCCATGGCGGCCAACAAGTTCGCGACCGTCTTGCACAGGAACGGCAACAAGATAGCGGTGGTACTCGCGCACGCCGTCCTGGAATGGACCCTCATCCTGCTGCTCCTGCTCAACGGGCTCTTCGCCTACCTCATCGCCCGGTTCGCGGACTTCTTCGGCCTCAAGCCCCCCTGCGTCTTCTGCTCCCGGGTGGACCACTACTTCGAGCACCGGGCCGATGGTCGCGGACGCCGCCAGCGTGGCGCCTGCCGCGACCTACTCTGCGACGAGCACGCCGCCGAGGTCGCAGGGATGGGTTACTGCGCCCGCCATCAGCGGCTGGCGGAGGCCGGGGATATGTGCGAGGACTGCTGCCCGTCGTCGTCGCGGCCCGTGGAGGCCGCGGTGCTGTCTTGGATGAAGCGGAGCGAAGAGGGGGCGAAGGATCTGCGGTGCTCGTGCTGCGACGTCGTCATCGAGAGCGGATTCTACTCGCCCTACCTCTTCTTCAAGCCTTATTGGGACGTGTCGGAGAATGACCAGAAGGGGAATTCGGTTGAGGAGATTGCGGTGGGCGATCGCGAGGAGGGTTTCGAGGAAgacgccatctttggtcgagaaaAGGTGAAAAAGTGGGAGTTGGTACCTCCAGATCCATCTGATCGATGCCATGAAaaggaggaggatgatgatgaaGAGAAGGTGGGAAGAAAGGAGGCAACGTGCGCTGCCGATTCAGAGAGGGCGGCGgaggaacaagaagaagaagaggccctCATCCAATTCTCCGACGCCTGCTGTTTGGTAGACGACCCTTCCTTTGAAGTCCTCACTCGGCGTCTGGGAAACATATGCGATGACGATGAGGAACGGTTGGTTCCGGTACAGCTGATCGACTCTGCAACCATGACTAAGAGCCCTGCTTCGTTTGTGCTCAGTAAACAACGCCAGCAAGAGCTTGGGCTTGTTGGAGGGGAAAAAGATGGCGGGGTAGTCGACATCGGAAGCATCGCAGAGGAGAGGAAACCGGTGGCTTTCGCTGCAGAGAGGACTGATGCCATGGCTCTTGATATCGGGAGCATTACAGAgaaaaatggattggattcttttACAAAGATGGCTGATATTGTTGAAGTGAATCCTTTGGGGAATGTTGGAGCTGTGCAAGAAGCAAAAGTTCTTGATGTTGGATGCGTTATGGAAGAGGTGAAACCCTTGGCCTCAGATGCAGGGAGTGATGATATCTTTGGAGAGAATTGTTCTGTTGATGTTGCAGCAGACCAACATGCTGATGATGTTGACATGAGAAGCATGGCGACAGAGGTCTCTGCCGGAGAAGCAGCTGATACTGTTACGGATAATTCTTCCGACATACACGAAGCTCAACAATGTGCCATGACTGTTGATGAAAGAAGCATATCAGAGGAAAAGGCATTGCCCTCTTCTAAACAGAAAGCTGATACAATTGAAGAGAGTTCTTCTGAGATGGATGGAGCCCAACAACTCACCATAACAGGAGAGGAAAAGGCATTGGCCTCTTCCGAAGAGAGGGCTCATACCATTGTAGAGAATTTTTCTGAGATGAATGGAGTTCAACAATGTGAAATCACTCTTGATACAGGGAGCGTCTTAGAAGATGAAAAGATACCATTGTCTAGGATGGAAGGGGATGATATCGTCAAACAGAATTCCATATATCTTCGTGCTTCATCTGATCATCAAACCATTGCTCCTCAAGCAACATCAGTTAGATCACTTGAAGATGTTGTTCAAGTGGAATCATTAAGGAGCGCAGAAGATCTTCCTGAAACAAAAG GAAGTGAGATATGCAACCAGGAAAACAGTGATCATGCACATCCTCTTGAACCAATTTTATTGTCAGAAAGATCAAAAGATCAACTTTCAGAGAGCTATAATGAGATGACTACTATAGACCAAG AAATATTGGTTACTGAAACTGAACCAATGGTGGTGACTGCTGCACAAAGGCCAGACCATGTTGCTGTGTTTGCAGACAATAATGAGATTGAGGAGGAGAGAGTACCTGAGACGCCAACTTATCTTGATGGTATTCATGGTTTAATTAAAAGTTTTTTTCTTGGAAGGAGAGAATCGGGAACAGAGTCTCTAGATGGAAGCGTTGCAGGTGAGTTTGAAGGATGTGATACATTGACCGTAGATCAGCTTAAAGCTGCTTTGAAGGCAGAACAAAAAGCTCTGAGTGCATTATATACTGAGCTTGAGGAAGAGAGAAGTGCCTCTGCCATTGCTGCAAACCAAACAATGGCAATGATAACCAGGCTTCAACAAGAGAAAGCTGCCATGCAGATGGAAGCATTGCAATATCAGCGGATGATGGAAGAACAGTCAGATTATGACCAGGAAGCATTGCAACTTTTAAATGAGCTGATGAtgaagagggagaaggagaaaCAAGACTTGGAGAAGGAGCTAGAAGTGTACAGAAAGAAAATTCTTCGATACAAGGCCAAGGAGAGGAGACAAACCGCAAAGCACAAGGTCAATGGTATTGCTGGAACATTCTCTACTTCATCAAGTGCTGAAGACAGTGATGATCTCTCCTTCGAGGTCCATGAAGGGAACGGGTTTGCGTATGATCCTGATGAAAACAATCAAAATACTCTTGTTGATGATGTGTTAAGTTCAGGGGCAAATCAAGGCACTGCAACGCATACAATCACACTTAGGGAATCGTTGGATGATTTTGAGGAAGAGAGGCTCTCAATACTTGAGCAACTCAAGGCATTGGAGAGTGAACTTCTGACATTGGATGATGAAGACTCTCATGATTCAGATGCCATAGAGCATATTACGGATGAAAGTTGTCATGTTTCAAATGGAAATTATGgaccttcatgtgatgatttacATGACGATGCAAATGGTTTGTCAGTTGATCTAGAGGCTAGCAGGAACCTACATGGTGAACAAAGATCCTCGGGTTGTAACGGGAAGAGGCTTCTTCCTCTCTTTGATGCCATAAGCGAGGAAAACGAGGCGGCAGTTGATGCTTCCACTAAAACAAATTCAAATCTTGCAGAGAAGCAAAAGAAGCTTGCAATTGTGGAAGAGCTTGATAACATCCACGAGAGACTGCATGCCCTCGAGGGTGATAGAGAGTTTATCAAACATTGCATCGGTTCCTTGAAGAAAGGAGACAAGGGAATACATCTTCTTCAAGAGATATTAGAGCACCTTCGTGATCTGAGGAGCGTGGAACTCCGAGCGAGGAACTCGTGCAATGCTCTTGTTTCATTGATGGCTTAG
- the LOC103987227 gene encoding myosin-binding protein 2 isoform X1, whose product MFLSPYKRKRKIRVSMAANKFATVLHRNGNKIAVVLAHAVLEWTLILLLLLNGLFAYLIARFADFFGLKPPCVFCSRVDHYFEHRADGRGRRQRGACRDLLCDEHAAEVAGMGYCARHQRLAEAGDMCEDCCPSSSRPVEAAVLSWMKRSEEGAKDLRCSCCDVVIESGFYSPYLFFKPYWDVSENDQKGNSVEEIAVGDREEGFEEDAIFGREKVKKWELVPPDPSDRCHEKEEDDDEEKVGRKEATCAADSERAAEEQEEEEALIQFSDACCLVDDPSFEVLTRRLGNICDDDEERLVPVQLIDSATMTKSPASFVLSKQRQQELGLVGGEKDGGVVDIGSIAEERKPVAFAAERTDAMALDIGSITEKNGLDSFTKMADIVEVNPLGNVGAVQEAKVLDVGCVMEEVKPLASDAGSDDIFGENCSVDVAADQHADDVDMRSMATEVSAGEAADTVTDNSSDIHEAQQCAMTVDERSISEEKALPSSKQKADTIEESSSEMDGAQQLTITGEEKALASSEERAHTIVENFSEMNGVQQCEITLDTGSVLEDEKIPLSRMEGDDIVKQNSIYLRASSDHQTIAPQATSVRSLEDVVQVESLRSAEDLPETKDFEEDNKLIDVDTGCGISTGSEICNQENSDHAHPLEPILLSERSKDQLSESYNEMTTIDQEILVTETEPMVVTAAQRPDHVAVFADNNEIEEERVPETPTYLDGIHGLIKSFFLGRRESGTESLDGSVAGEFEGCDTLTVDQLKAALKAEQKALSALYTELEEERSASAIAANQTMAMITRLQQEKAAMQMEALQYQRMMEEQSDYDQEALQLLNELMMKREKEKQDLEKELEVYRKKILRYKAKERRQTAKHKVNGIAGTFSTSSSAEDSDDLSFEVHEGNGFAYDPDENNQNTLVDDVLSSGANQGTATHTITLRESLDDFEEERLSILEQLKALESELLTLDDEDSHDSDAIEHITDESCHVSNGNYGPSCDDLHDDANGLSVDLEASRNLHGEQRSSGCNGKRLLPLFDAISEENEAAVDASTKTNSNLAEKQKKLAIVEELDNIHERLHALEGDREFIKHCIGSLKKGDKGIHLLQEILEHLRDLRSVELRARNSCNALVSLMA is encoded by the exons ATGTTTCTCTCTCCATATAAACGAAAGAGGAAGATCCGTGTATCCATGGCGGCCAACAAGTTCGCGACCGTCTTGCACAGGAACGGCAACAAGATAGCGGTGGTACTCGCGCACGCCGTCCTGGAATGGACCCTCATCCTGCTGCTCCTGCTCAACGGGCTCTTCGCCTACCTCATCGCCCGGTTCGCGGACTTCTTCGGCCTCAAGCCCCCCTGCGTCTTCTGCTCCCGGGTGGACCACTACTTCGAGCACCGGGCCGATGGTCGCGGACGCCGCCAGCGTGGCGCCTGCCGCGACCTACTCTGCGACGAGCACGCCGCCGAGGTCGCAGGGATGGGTTACTGCGCCCGCCATCAGCGGCTGGCGGAGGCCGGGGATATGTGCGAGGACTGCTGCCCGTCGTCGTCGCGGCCCGTGGAGGCCGCGGTGCTGTCTTGGATGAAGCGGAGCGAAGAGGGGGCGAAGGATCTGCGGTGCTCGTGCTGCGACGTCGTCATCGAGAGCGGATTCTACTCGCCCTACCTCTTCTTCAAGCCTTATTGGGACGTGTCGGAGAATGACCAGAAGGGGAATTCGGTTGAGGAGATTGCGGTGGGCGATCGCGAGGAGGGTTTCGAGGAAgacgccatctttggtcgagaaaAGGTGAAAAAGTGGGAGTTGGTACCTCCAGATCCATCTGATCGATGCCATGAAaaggaggaggatgatgatgaaGAGAAGGTGGGAAGAAAGGAGGCAACGTGCGCTGCCGATTCAGAGAGGGCGGCGgaggaacaagaagaagaagaggccctCATCCAATTCTCCGACGCCTGCTGTTTGGTAGACGACCCTTCCTTTGAAGTCCTCACTCGGCGTCTGGGAAACATATGCGATGACGATGAGGAACGGTTGGTTCCGGTACAGCTGATCGACTCTGCAACCATGACTAAGAGCCCTGCTTCGTTTGTGCTCAGTAAACAACGCCAGCAAGAGCTTGGGCTTGTTGGAGGGGAAAAAGATGGCGGGGTAGTCGACATCGGAAGCATCGCAGAGGAGAGGAAACCGGTGGCTTTCGCTGCAGAGAGGACTGATGCCATGGCTCTTGATATCGGGAGCATTACAGAgaaaaatggattggattcttttACAAAGATGGCTGATATTGTTGAAGTGAATCCTTTGGGGAATGTTGGAGCTGTGCAAGAAGCAAAAGTTCTTGATGTTGGATGCGTTATGGAAGAGGTGAAACCCTTGGCCTCAGATGCAGGGAGTGATGATATCTTTGGAGAGAATTGTTCTGTTGATGTTGCAGCAGACCAACATGCTGATGATGTTGACATGAGAAGCATGGCGACAGAGGTCTCTGCCGGAGAAGCAGCTGATACTGTTACGGATAATTCTTCCGACATACACGAAGCTCAACAATGTGCCATGACTGTTGATGAAAGAAGCATATCAGAGGAAAAGGCATTGCCCTCTTCTAAACAGAAAGCTGATACAATTGAAGAGAGTTCTTCTGAGATGGATGGAGCCCAACAACTCACCATAACAGGAGAGGAAAAGGCATTGGCCTCTTCCGAAGAGAGGGCTCATACCATTGTAGAGAATTTTTCTGAGATGAATGGAGTTCAACAATGTGAAATCACTCTTGATACAGGGAGCGTCTTAGAAGATGAAAAGATACCATTGTCTAGGATGGAAGGGGATGATATCGTCAAACAGAATTCCATATATCTTCGTGCTTCATCTGATCATCAAACCATTGCTCCTCAAGCAACATCAGTTAGATCACTTGAAGATGTTGTTCAAGTGGAATCATTAAGGAGCGCAGAAGATCTTCCTGAAACAAAAG attTTGAAGAAGACAACAAATTGATCGATGTGGACACTGGTTGTGGAATATCTACAGGAAGTGAGATATGCAACCAGGAAAACAGTGATCATGCACATCCTCTTGAACCAATTTTATTGTCAGAAAGATCAAAAGATCAACTTTCAGAGAGCTATAATGAGATGACTACTATAGACCAAG AAATATTGGTTACTGAAACTGAACCAATGGTGGTGACTGCTGCACAAAGGCCAGACCATGTTGCTGTGTTTGCAGACAATAATGAGATTGAGGAGGAGAGAGTACCTGAGACGCCAACTTATCTTGATGGTATTCATGGTTTAATTAAAAGTTTTTTTCTTGGAAGGAGAGAATCGGGAACAGAGTCTCTAGATGGAAGCGTTGCAGGTGAGTTTGAAGGATGTGATACATTGACCGTAGATCAGCTTAAAGCTGCTTTGAAGGCAGAACAAAAAGCTCTGAGTGCATTATATACTGAGCTTGAGGAAGAGAGAAGTGCCTCTGCCATTGCTGCAAACCAAACAATGGCAATGATAACCAGGCTTCAACAAGAGAAAGCTGCCATGCAGATGGAAGCATTGCAATATCAGCGGATGATGGAAGAACAGTCAGATTATGACCAGGAAGCATTGCAACTTTTAAATGAGCTGATGAtgaagagggagaaggagaaaCAAGACTTGGAGAAGGAGCTAGAAGTGTACAGAAAGAAAATTCTTCGATACAAGGCCAAGGAGAGGAGACAAACCGCAAAGCACAAGGTCAATGGTATTGCTGGAACATTCTCTACTTCATCAAGTGCTGAAGACAGTGATGATCTCTCCTTCGAGGTCCATGAAGGGAACGGGTTTGCGTATGATCCTGATGAAAACAATCAAAATACTCTTGTTGATGATGTGTTAAGTTCAGGGGCAAATCAAGGCACTGCAACGCATACAATCACACTTAGGGAATCGTTGGATGATTTTGAGGAAGAGAGGCTCTCAATACTTGAGCAACTCAAGGCATTGGAGAGTGAACTTCTGACATTGGATGATGAAGACTCTCATGATTCAGATGCCATAGAGCATATTACGGATGAAAGTTGTCATGTTTCAAATGGAAATTATGgaccttcatgtgatgatttacATGACGATGCAAATGGTTTGTCAGTTGATCTAGAGGCTAGCAGGAACCTACATGGTGAACAAAGATCCTCGGGTTGTAACGGGAAGAGGCTTCTTCCTCTCTTTGATGCCATAAGCGAGGAAAACGAGGCGGCAGTTGATGCTTCCACTAAAACAAATTCAAATCTTGCAGAGAAGCAAAAGAAGCTTGCAATTGTGGAAGAGCTTGATAACATCCACGAGAGACTGCATGCCCTCGAGGGTGATAGAGAGTTTATCAAACATTGCATCGGTTCCTTGAAGAAAGGAGACAAGGGAATACATCTTCTTCAAGAGATATTAGAGCACCTTCGTGATCTGAGGAGCGTGGAACTCCGAGCGAGGAACTCGTGCAATGCTCTTGTTTCATTGATGGCTTAG